CGCGATCGTCTGCATCTCCAACTGCGACAAGATCACCCCCGGCATGCTGCTGGCGAGCCTGCGCCTCAACATCCCCGTGGTCTTCGTGTCCGGCGGCCCGATGGAGGCCGGCAAGACCACCGCCATCGAGGGCATCGTCCACAGCAAGCTCGACCTGGTCGACGCGATGGTGGCCTCGGCCAACGAGGCGGTCACCGACGAGCAGCTCGACACCATCGAGCGCTCGGCGTGCCCGACCTGCGGCTCCTGCTCGGGCATGTTCACCGCCAACTCGATGAACTGCCTGACCGAGGCGATCGGCCTGTCCCTGCCGGGCAACGGCTCGACCCTGGCCACCCACGCCAAGCGCCGGGCGCTGTTCGAGGAGGCCGGCCGGGTCGTCATGGACCTGTGCCGCCGCTACTACGAGGACGACGACGAGTCCGTCCTGCCGCGCAACATCGCCAACCGGGAGGCGTTCGAGAACGCCGTGGCGCTCGATGTCGCGATGGGCGGCTCGACCAACACAGTCCTTCACCTGCTCGCCGCGGCCCGCGAGGCCGAGCTCGACTTCGACGTCCACGACATCGACGCGATCTCCCGCCGCGTGCCGTGCCTCAGCAAGGTCGCCCCCAACTCCCCGAAGTTCCACATGGAGGACGTCCACCGCGCCGGCGGCATCCCCGCCCTGCTCGGCGAGCTGCGCCGCGGCGGCGCGCTCAAGGAGGGCGTCCACTCCGTGCACGCGCCGAACCTCGACGAGTGGCTCGACAAGTGGGACATCCGCGGCAAGAACCCCTCGCCGGAGGCGCTGGAGCTGTTCCAGGCCGCTCCCGGCGGCGTTCGTACGACGGAGCCGTTCTCGACCGAGAACCGCTGGGGCACGCTCGACACCGACGCGGCCGAGGGCTGCATCCGCGACTTCGAGCACGCCTACTCCGCCGACGGCGGACTGGCCATCCTCACCGGCAACATCGCGGTCGACGGCTGCGTCGTGAAGACCGCGGGCGTCCCGGACGACTGCCTGGTCTTCCACGGCACGGCGATCGTCTTCGAGTCCCAGGACGCCGCCGTGGAGGGCATCTTGGGCAAGAAGGTCGAGGAGGGCCACGTCGTGGTCATCCGCTACGAGGGCCCCAAGGGCGGCCCCGGCATGCAGGAGATGCTCTACCCGACCGCCTTCCTCAAGGGTCGCGGCCTGGGCCAGAAGTGCGCGCTGATCACCGACGGCCGGTTCTCGGGCGGCACCAGCGGCCTGTCCATCGGGCACATCTCGCCCGAGGCGGCCGGCGGCGGCCTGATCGCGCTGATCGAGGACGGCGACCCGATCTCGATCGACATCCCCAACCGGACCATCCACCTCGACGTCGACGACCACACGCTGTTCGAGCGCAAGATCCTGCAGGAGAAGCGGGACAAGCCCTACACCCCGCTCGACCGTCAGCGTCCGGTCTCGGCCGCGCTGCGGGCCTACGCGTCGATGGCCACCGCGGCCTCCGACGGCGCGTACCGCCGCGTCCCCGAGTGAGCGATGGGGAAGGTCCACGCCAGGGTCGACGGACGGCTCCGGGAGTTCGTCGACGCGCAGCAGGTGTTCTTCGTCGCGACCGCGCCGCTCGCCGGTGACGGCCACCTGAACCTGTCGCCGCGCGGCATCCCGGGGACCTTCGGCATGCTCGACGAGACCACGTTCGCGTGGCTCGACGGCACCGGCAGTGGCAGCGAGACGATCGCCCACCTGCGCGAGAACGGCCGGATCACGGTGATGTTCTGCGCCTTCGGGGGTGCCCCCAACATCGTCCGCTTCCACGGCCGCGGCCGGGTGGCGACGGTCTACGACGAGGAGTACGCCGGCCTCGCGGCCCGCTTCACCGACCTGCCCGGGGCGCGGGCGGTGGTCGTGGTCGACATCGAGCGGATCTCCGACTCGTGCGGCTGGACGGTCCCGCTGATGGAGTACGCCGGTGAGCGGGACCTGCTGGCGCCGTACTTCGAGCGCAAGGGCGTCGACGGCTCCGCCGACTACCGCCGGCGCAAGAACCGCACCAGCATCGACGGCCTGCCCGCCTTCGACTTCGACCCGCTCGACGAGTGGTCGACGCTCGCGGGCCTGGGCAGGATCCGGGAGCGGCTCGCGGCGCAGATCGACGGCTGGACCTACCCGGTGTCCTACGCCCTCGCGCTGGACGGCGAGATCGGCCACGTCAACCTGCCGGGCGGGCAGCACCGGTTGCCGGGCGTCGTGCTCGCCACCGTGCTCAAGCACGACGGCTCCACCGCGACCCTCGACGTGAGCCGCCAGCAGCTCGACGAGGCGATCACCACCCTCGCCCCCGCGACCGCCTGCACCGAGGTCGAGCACCCCAACCTCGCCGCCTGGCGGGCGCTGCGCGACGCGCACGACGAGCGCGGCGGCACGATCACGGCGGTCTTCGTCCGCGACGCGGCCGACCCCGCGTCCTCCACGACCGACGCGACCCTGCGCTCGCTCTGGTGACCGGGCCGCACCGCGTCGCCGCCGTCCTCATCCTGGGGCTGGCGCTGCTGCTCGCCGCGTTCACGGACCCGGGACACACCAACCGGGACCGCGACCGCGCCCCCGCGGCCGCCGTACCTCCGGTGGGACCGGCCGCCGAGCCCACGCCCGGCACGCCCGCGCCCCCGAACCTGCCCACCGGCACCCCGCGCTGGCGCAGCGAGCGGGTCCTGCCGGACCGCGGCATGCTCGTCGCCTACTACGGCACGCCCGGCACCGGCTCCCTCGGCGTGCTGGGGGAGACCTCGCCGAGGAAGGCCTTCCGCCGCCTGCAGCGCGCCGCTGCGCCCTTCGAGCGCCCCGGGCGCCCGGTGCGCCCGGTTTTCGAGCTGATCGTCAGCGTCGCCGACGGCCACCCCGGCAAGGACCGTGACTTCAGCCACGACGTCGGCCGCGCCGCCGTCCAGGAGTACGTCGACGCGGCCCGCGACCTCGGCGCCCTCCTCGTGCTCGACCTCCAGCCCGGCCGTACCGACTTCCTCGAGGTCGCAAAGCGCTGGGAGTGGGCCCTGGTGCAGCCCCACGTCAGCCTGGCCATCGACCCCGAGTGGCGCGTACGCCGCGGGCAGCGCCCGGCCCGGGTCATCGGCAGCGTGGGCGCGGGCGAGGTCAACCGCACCAGCGCCTGGCTCTCGCGGCTCGTCGTCGAGCACGACCTGCCCGAGAAGCTGTTCGTCGTCCACCAGTTCCGCACCTCGATGGTGCGCCACATCGGCCGGGTCAAGGCGCGCGACGGCCTCCAGCTCCTCCAGCACGTCGACGGCTTCGGCAACCGCGGCCAGAAGCTGGCCACCTACCGTGCCGTCGCACGCCCCGACATCTTCGCGATGGGCTTCAAGCTCTTCTACGACGAGGACTACAACCGGATGGGCGCGAAGGCGGTCCACCGGATCCGCCCACGGGTCCGGTTCGTCTCGTACCAGTGAGCGGGAGGGCGTCGATGCAGACCAACGAGCACGGCCAGCGGATCGGTGACCCGGTTCCGGACTGGGAGCCCCGGCCGTGGCCCGAGCCGGTGCTCCTGCAGGGTCGGTACGTCGCCGTCGAGCCCCTCGGCTCGGCCCGCTACGCCGAGCTGTTCGCGGCGACCTGCGGCGACGACGACGCCGGCCTGTGGACCTACCGGCCGATCCCCAGGCCGCGGAGCCTGCCCCAGCTGTGGATGCACCTGGCCGCCCACCTCGACGACCCCGCCATGGTGACCTTCGCCCTCGTCCCGCTGGAGGGCGAGGCCGCGGGTACGGCGGCCGGCATCGCGTCCTACATGCGGATCGATCCCCACCACGGCCAGGTCGAGGTCGCGGGCGTCCTCCTCGGCCGCGCCCTGCAGCGCACCCGGGCCGCGACCGAGGCGATCCACCTGCTGATGCGCAACGCCTTCGACCTCGGCTACCGGCGCTTCGAGTGGAAGTGCGACAGCCTCAACGAGCCGTCACGTCGCGCCGCGCTGCGGCTCGGCTTCGTCGAGGAGGGCCGGTTCCGCAACCACATGGTCACCCAGGGTCGCAACCGCGACACCGACTGGTTCTCGCTCACCGACGGCGAGTGGCCCGCCGTCCGCACCGCCCACGAGCGGTGGCTGGACCCGGCCAACTTCGACGACGAGGGGCGGCAGCGGGTCGCCCTCGCCGCCATGCGAGCCGGGTAGGACCTGGTCCGCCGCTCCGGCCGGCCCGTCCCGCCGCCCCGGGCGGCGATGTCCTCGCCGAGTGCTTGAGTGGCAGGCATGGACCAGCGGATCAGCTTCATCACCCTCGCGACCGACGACCTCGACGCCACGCGGCGCTTCTACCGCGACGGCCTCGGGTGGGTGCCCGAGCTCGACGTGCCGGGCGAGGTGCTCATGTTCAAGGCGGGCCAGCTGCTCGTCCTGTCCTTCTGGGAGCGCGGCCACTTCGAGGCCGAGGTGGGTGCGACCATGCGCGGCCCGGGCGTCGCCCCGATCACGATCTCCCACAACATGCCCACACCGGCGGGCGTCGACGAGGTGCTGGAGGCAGCGCGGGCGGCCGGTGCACCGGAGGTGCACGCGGCCGTGGAACGCGACTGGGGCGGCTACTCCGGCTACTTCGCCGATCCCGACGGCTACCGGTGGGAGGTCGCCCACAACCCGGGACCGGTGGGGGAGGTGGTGCTGCCCTGACCGACCGGCCGCAGCTCGACAGCGGGGCGGGCCGGCGGCCTCAGGCCACCAGCTCGCCGACCTGGCGCAGCACGTCGAGCAGCAGCCGCGACGCCGCGCGCTCGTCGTCGGGGCGGTGCACGGCGAGCAGGGTGCGGTGCATCGGCGGGTCGAAGCCGCGCGACACCACGCCGGGCAGGGGCGCGCGTCGTGGGTCGAGGCTGTGCCACAGGCAGGAGGCGACGCCGCTGCTGACGGCCGCCAGCCAGGCGTGCCGCTCGTCGGTCTCGACCGCGACCTCGGGCGCGATCCCGCAGCCCTCGAAGAACGCGTCGAGCGTCGCGCGGCGGTCGGAGCCGGCCGTCGGCAGCACGAGCGGGACGCTCGCCAGGTCGGCGAAGGTCACGCGTTCGGGCAGGTCGAGGCCCGCGGGGGAGTAGAGCCGCACCTCGGCCCGGCCGATCACGACCTGGGGCAGGTCCGCCGGGACCGCGCTGTCGCACAGGCCCAGGTCTGCCCGGCCCGCGGCGACGAGCTCGGCGACCTCGGCCGAGCTGCCGGCGCCGAGCAGGCGGGCGTGCAGTCGTGCGCCGTGCTCGCGCAGCCCGGCGATGATCGGGATGGCGAGGGCCGCCTGCAGCGTGGGCGAGGCGGCGATGACGAGCGGTGCCGAGCCCTGGTCGGCGGCGACGGTGGTGCCCAGCCGGTCGATGCTGTGCAGCACGGCACGCGCCCGGTGCACGAAGGTCTGGCCTGCCGGGGTGAGGATGACGCCGCGTCCGTCGCGGGCGAACAGCGGCAGGTCCAGCTCGCGCTCGAGCTGCCGGACGGCACGGCTGAGCGCCGGCTGGGCCACGAACAGGGCCGCGGCGGCGGCCGTCATGCTG
This genomic interval from Nocardioides kongjuensis contains the following:
- a CDS encoding VOC family protein, whose translation is MDQRISFITLATDDLDATRRFYRDGLGWVPELDVPGEVLMFKAGQLLVLSFWERGHFEAEVGATMRGPGVAPITISHNMPTPAGVDEVLEAARAAGAPEVHAAVERDWGGYSGYFADPDGYRWEVAHNPGPVGEVVLP
- a CDS encoding pyridoxamine 5'-phosphate oxidase family protein; amino-acid sequence: MGKVHARVDGRLREFVDAQQVFFVATAPLAGDGHLNLSPRGIPGTFGMLDETTFAWLDGTGSGSETIAHLRENGRITVMFCAFGGAPNIVRFHGRGRVATVYDEEYAGLAARFTDLPGARAVVVVDIERISDSCGWTVPLMEYAGERDLLAPYFERKGVDGSADYRRRKNRTSIDGLPAFDFDPLDEWSTLAGLGRIRERLAAQIDGWTYPVSYALALDGEIGHVNLPGGQHRLPGVVLATVLKHDGSTATLDVSRQQLDEAITTLAPATACTEVEHPNLAAWRALRDAHDERGGTITAVFVRDAADPASSTTDATLRSLW
- a CDS encoding LysR family transcriptional regulator; this translates as MNIQQLRYVVATAERGSMTAAAAALFVAQPALSRAVRQLERELDLPLFARDGRGVILTPAGQTFVHRARAVLHSIDRLGTTVAADQGSAPLVIAASPTLQAALAIPIIAGLREHGARLHARLLGAGSSAEVAELVAAGRADLGLCDSAVPADLPQVVIGRAEVRLYSPAGLDLPERVTFADLASVPLVLPTAGSDRRATLDAFFEGCGIAPEVAVETDERHAWLAAVSSGVASCLWHSLDPRRAPLPGVVSRGFDPPMHRTLLAVHRPDDERAASRLLLDVLRQVGELVA
- a CDS encoding GNAT family N-acetyltransferase, whose translation is MQTNEHGQRIGDPVPDWEPRPWPEPVLLQGRYVAVEPLGSARYAELFAATCGDDDAGLWTYRPIPRPRSLPQLWMHLAAHLDDPAMVTFALVPLEGEAAGTAAGIASYMRIDPHHGQVEVAGVLLGRALQRTRAATEAIHLLMRNAFDLGYRRFEWKCDSLNEPSRRAALRLGFVEEGRFRNHMVTQGRNRDTDWFSLTDGEWPAVRTAHERWLDPANFDDEGRQRVALAAMRAG
- the ilvD gene encoding dihydroxy-acid dehydratase: MPTLRSATSTSGRNMAGARALWRATGMTDSDFGKPIIAIANSFTEFVPGHVHLRDLGKIVAESVVAAGGVAKEFNTIAVDDGIAMGHGGMLYSLPSRELIADAVEYMVNAHCADAIVCISNCDKITPGMLLASLRLNIPVVFVSGGPMEAGKTTAIEGIVHSKLDLVDAMVASANEAVTDEQLDTIERSACPTCGSCSGMFTANSMNCLTEAIGLSLPGNGSTLATHAKRRALFEEAGRVVMDLCRRYYEDDDESVLPRNIANREAFENAVALDVAMGGSTNTVLHLLAAAREAELDFDVHDIDAISRRVPCLSKVAPNSPKFHMEDVHRAGGIPALLGELRRGGALKEGVHSVHAPNLDEWLDKWDIRGKNPSPEALELFQAAPGGVRTTEPFSTENRWGTLDTDAAEGCIRDFEHAYSADGGLAILTGNIAVDGCVVKTAGVPDDCLVFHGTAIVFESQDAAVEGILGKKVEEGHVVVIRYEGPKGGPGMQEMLYPTAFLKGRGLGQKCALITDGRFSGGTSGLSIGHISPEAAGGGLIALIEDGDPISIDIPNRTIHLDVDDHTLFERKILQEKRDKPYTPLDRQRPVSAALRAYASMATAASDGAYRRVPE